A stretch of DNA from Candidatus Desulfatibia profunda:
TATCTCAGACGAGTGGCAAGTATTGTCCGCCTCTGAAATACCTTGATTTCTTACAACTATCTTTGCTAAGCTCAAACCTGTCAATATTTCACAATATGGCGTGTTATGCGGACTGAAAACCGGAATTCCGCGTCTTATGCGGATCAATCTAATCGAGTTAGGGCTCGCAACGAAAGGAAGGAAAGAATGAAAATAGAATTGACAGCAGTTTTCGAGAAGTCTCCCTATGGGTATATCGGGCATGTCGAGGAACTGCCGGGTGCCAATACACAGGGAGAAACCTTGGAAGAAACGAAGAGGAATCTGATCGAGGCCATTCAACTCGTTCTAGAAGCCAATCGTCAGATCGCAGAAGAAGAGATCTCTGGAAAGGAGACCATCAAAGAGGCTTTTGGAACGGTATCGGTATGAAACGGATAGACTTGATTAGACACCTTGAAAGAAACGGATGCGTGTTTCTGAGGGAAGGAGGGGATCATACTGTTTACGTGAATAGGATACAGAAGAAGGTTTCGACGATTCCTCGAATCATCTCATTTTTAGAGTTTTGAATTTTCCTCCTTCAAGGTATCGTGAATTTAGGGTCAAACTCTCTGCATCACAAGTATGAATGGAGCGCACGCAGGATGCAAAGCTACGAAGGAAAGCCATTAGAAAATTCTGTTTCATAATTCTCAAACATTTATCCTAAAAAATGGGTAAAATTTTTTCAAATTGACGCATTCTGGATAAAACAGAAAAAAGGGACATTAGTTTGTTGCCCTAATATCCCTTTTTTACTAAACATTATTGGTACGCCCGGCAGGATTCGAACCTGCGACCTACGGATTCGTAGTCCGGCGCTCTATCCGGGCTGAGCTACGGGCGCAAATGAATGATTATTTTTCCGGTTTGTAAGCTATAACAGCAGTTATGTCAATACTATTTGATTAAAGCACACAAATCAACTAATCTGATATAATGGAAGTAAAGCATAACGCATTCATGCAACTGGCGCTCGACGAAGCCAAAAAAGCTGGACAAAAGGCCGAAGTTCCGATAGGAGCAGTACTTGTTGCCGATTCAGGGGATATTCTTTCCCGGTCGC
This window harbors:
- a CDS encoding type II toxin-antitoxin system HicB family antitoxin, which codes for MKIELTAVFEKSPYGYIGHVEELPGANTQGETLEETKRNLIEAIQLVLEANRQIAEEEISGKETIKEAFGTVSV